In one Corallococcus sp. EGB genomic region, the following are encoded:
- the glmS gene encoding glutamine--fructose-6-phosphate transaminase (isomerizing), with protein sequence MCGIVGYVGDKESAPILVSGLKKLEYRGYDSAGVAVVGSNQLNVVRATGKLRNLENRVVQDLPRGTTGIGHTRWATHGRPSDENAHPHTYKNVAVVHNGIIENHLALKAELRARGHVFSSETDSEVFAHLISAEVERGVDLPDAVRSAIKQVKGTYGLVVVCANDPGRIVCTKDASPMVLGLGQGQNFVASDVPALLEHTRDFVYMEEGDLAVVTAAKIDIFNRDGKLVNRPTRRIDWTPMMAEKGGYKHFMHKEIWEQPRAIADTLRGRMLLTEGDVHFETWNLTPEQVQSFTKVTILACGTSWHSGVAGKHMIESLARLPVEVELASEFRYRDPIVEKSHLVIAISQSGETADTLAAFKEAKRLGAHTMAICNVIGSAMTREANLHVLTNAGPEIGVASTKAFTTQLVTLYLLAVKLGRMRGTLSVAGAQEHLTHLTQVPKMIEDVLKCEPQVKRVAREFMNAQDFLFLGRGPMHPVALEGALKLKEISYIHAEGYAGGEMKHGPIALIDEKMPVVVIAPKQPHIAYEKIIGNIEEVRARGGKVIAILDEDDNQADTLADHVIRIPAACALLAPVVATIPLQLLAYHVAEMRGNDVDQPRNLAKSVTVE encoded by the coding sequence ATGTGCGGGATTGTTGGCTACGTCGGTGACAAGGAATCTGCTCCCATCCTGGTGTCGGGCCTGAAGAAGCTCGAGTACCGGGGCTATGACTCCGCGGGCGTCGCGGTGGTGGGGAGCAACCAGCTCAACGTGGTGCGCGCGACGGGCAAGCTGCGCAACCTGGAGAACCGCGTGGTGCAGGACCTGCCCAGGGGCACCACCGGCATCGGCCACACGCGCTGGGCCACGCACGGCCGTCCCTCCGACGAGAACGCCCACCCGCACACGTACAAGAACGTGGCGGTGGTGCACAACGGCATCATCGAGAACCACCTGGCCCTGAAGGCGGAGCTGCGCGCGCGCGGGCACGTCTTCTCCTCGGAGACGGACTCGGAGGTGTTCGCGCACCTCATCTCCGCGGAGGTGGAGCGCGGCGTGGACCTGCCGGACGCGGTGCGCTCGGCCATCAAGCAGGTGAAGGGCACCTACGGCCTGGTGGTGGTGTGCGCCAATGATCCGGGCCGCATCGTGTGCACGAAGGACGCGTCGCCCATGGTGCTGGGGCTGGGCCAGGGCCAGAACTTCGTGGCCAGCGACGTGCCGGCGCTGCTCGAGCACACGCGCGACTTCGTCTACATGGAGGAGGGCGACCTCGCCGTCGTCACCGCCGCGAAGATCGACATCTTCAACCGCGACGGGAAGCTGGTGAACCGCCCCACGCGCCGCATCGACTGGACGCCGATGATGGCGGAGAAGGGCGGCTACAAGCACTTCATGCACAAGGAGATCTGGGAGCAGCCCCGCGCCATCGCGGACACGCTGCGCGGCCGGATGCTCCTGACCGAAGGCGACGTCCACTTCGAGACCTGGAACCTCACCCCGGAGCAGGTCCAGTCCTTCACCAAGGTCACCATCCTGGCCTGCGGCACGTCCTGGCACTCGGGCGTGGCCGGTAAGCACATGATCGAGTCCCTGGCGCGGCTGCCGGTGGAGGTGGAGCTCGCCAGCGAGTTCCGCTACCGCGACCCCATCGTGGAGAAGAGCCACCTGGTCATCGCCATCAGCCAGTCCGGCGAGACGGCGGACACGCTCGCGGCCTTCAAGGAGGCCAAGCGGCTGGGCGCGCACACCATGGCCATCTGCAACGTCATCGGCAGCGCGATGACGCGTGAGGCGAACCTGCACGTCCTCACCAACGCGGGCCCGGAGATTGGCGTCGCGTCCACCAAGGCGTTCACCACGCAGTTGGTGACGCTGTACCTGCTCGCGGTGAAGCTGGGCCGCATGCGCGGCACGCTGTCGGTGGCGGGCGCGCAGGAGCACCTGACGCACCTGACGCAGGTGCCGAAGATGATTGAGGACGTCCTCAAGTGCGAGCCGCAGGTGAAGCGCGTGGCGCGCGAGTTCATGAACGCGCAGGACTTCCTCTTCCTCGGCCGCGGCCCCATGCACCCGGTGGCGCTGGAGGGCGCGCTCAAGCTGAAGGAGATCTCGTACATCCACGCGGAGGGCTACGCGGGCGGTGAGATGAAGCACGGCCCCATCGCGCTCATCGACGAGAAGATGCCCGTCGTCGTCATCGCGCCGAAGCAGCCGCACATCGCCTACGAGAAGATCATCGGCAACATCGAGGAGGTCCGCGCACGCGGCGGCAAGGTCATCGCCATCCTGGACGAGGACGACAACCAGGCGGACACCCTGGCCGACCACGTCATCCGCATCCCCGCCGCCTGCGCGCTGCTCGCGCCGGTGGTGGCCACCATCCCGCTGCAGCTGCTCGCGTACCACGTGGCGGAGATGCGCGGGAACGACGTGGACCAGCCGCGCAACCTGGCCAAGAGCGTGACCGTCGAGTAG
- the recA gene encoding recombinase RecA — translation MAVNQEKEKAIELALAAVERQFGKGSIMRLGNDEPMMKDVQAISTGSISLDIALGVGGVPRGRIIEIFGPESSGKTTLCLHIVAEAQKRGGVCGYIDAEHAMDVGYARKLGVRTDDLLLSQPDTGEQGLEIAEMLVRSGAIDVLVVDSVAALVPKAELEGEMGDAHMGVQARLMSQALRKLTGTISKSQTCVIFINQIRMKIGVMFGNPETTTGGNALKFYASQRMDIRRVGAIKNGENVVGSRTRVKVVKNKVAPPFKEVEFDIMYGAGISREGDLIDLASNENIIEKSGSWFSFKGERIGQGRENAKEYLREHPETYKEVEGLVLEKYGIGKAAGAAAAPAAEASEPAEGEKRPRVKAVK, via the coding sequence ATGGCCGTGAATCAGGAGAAGGAAAAGGCGATCGAGCTGGCGCTGGCGGCGGTGGAGCGTCAGTTCGGCAAGGGGTCCATCATGCGGCTCGGCAACGACGAGCCCATGATGAAGGACGTCCAGGCCATTTCGACGGGTTCGATTTCACTCGATATCGCGTTGGGCGTGGGCGGCGTGCCGCGCGGCCGCATCATCGAAATCTTCGGGCCGGAGTCCTCCGGTAAGACGACGCTGTGCCTCCACATCGTCGCGGAAGCGCAGAAGCGCGGCGGCGTGTGCGGCTACATCGACGCGGAGCACGCGATGGACGTGGGCTACGCGCGCAAGCTGGGCGTGCGCACCGACGACCTGCTCCTGTCCCAGCCGGACACCGGTGAGCAGGGGCTGGAGATCGCGGAGATGCTGGTGCGCTCCGGCGCCATCGACGTGCTGGTGGTGGACTCGGTGGCCGCGCTCGTGCCGAAGGCGGAACTGGAAGGCGAGATGGGCGACGCGCACATGGGCGTGCAGGCGCGCCTCATGAGCCAGGCGCTGCGCAAGCTCACGGGCACCATCTCCAAGAGCCAGACGTGCGTCATCTTCATCAACCAGATCCGCATGAAGATTGGCGTGATGTTCGGCAACCCCGAGACCACGACGGGCGGCAACGCGCTGAAGTTCTACGCGTCGCAGCGCATGGACATCCGCCGCGTGGGCGCCATCAAGAACGGCGAGAACGTGGTGGGCAGCCGCACCCGCGTGAAGGTCGTGAAGAACAAGGTGGCGCCGCCGTTCAAGGAAGTGGAATTCGACATCATGTACGGCGCGGGCATCTCGCGTGAGGGCGACCTCATCGACCTGGCCTCCAACGAGAACATCATCGAGAAGAGCGGCAGCTGGTTCTCCTTCAAGGGAGAGCGCATCGGCCAGGGCCGGGAGAACGCGAAGGAGTACCTGCGCGAGCACCCGGAGACCTACAAGGAGGTGGAGGGCCTGGTGCTGGAGAAGTACGGCATCGGCAAGGCCGCCGGCGCGGCGGCTGCCCCCGCGGCGGAGGCCTCCGAGCCCGCGGAAGGCGAGAAGCGCCCGCGCGTGAAGGCCGTGAAGTAG